A stretch of the Alosa alosa isolate M-15738 ecotype Scorff River chromosome 16, AALO_Geno_1.1, whole genome shotgun sequence genome encodes the following:
- the myom1b gene encoding M-protein, striated muscle isoform X5 produces MSGSLPFYQKHHRHYDRGYRSRETQSAISQYQQSSSSYSAHSKSSSKGLAATFSALDESRLSPLPKRAKPTYLAMDKENQIIGYVVPIFRGSQEYASGLSDTEEARLKESSGYMARRGLFTSGVEMERSERSEHTSRRAVMRESAERISLTKRIHENEEYHKRMNEDNLMHTPEFVIKPRSHTVWEKQCVRLHCTVSGWPEPRVVWYKNNVSIDPMSDPGKYKVESKYNVHSLEINRCDFDDTAQYRVSAMNSKGELSAFASVVVKRFKGEFEEDLPTPSQQKANSEPDGWVCEYGITFETHIVDKFDVSFGREGETMSLGCTVIIYPSLQRYKPEIEWYRDDKLLTPSKWVQTHWSGERATLTLTHLNKEDEGLYTVRVITKSGYESHSAYVFVRDSDAEVEGAPAAPLDVVCHEANKDYIIISWKQPAVDGGSPIMGYFVDRCEVGTTHWIQCNDTPVKFARFPVTGLVEGRSYSFRVRAVNKAGMSHPSRASLPAAAMDPSDRARKGTSAPWTGQIIVTEEEPSEGVVPSKPCDLTITEATRNYVVLSWKPPSEKGEGAMYYVEKCIVGTDSWQRVNTEIPVKSPRFALFDLAEGKAYMFRVRACNSAGVGEPSEHTEATTVGDKLDIPSAPGRVVPTRNTDTSIVVSWEASKNAKELVGYYIEASLAGKNVWEPCNNKPVKGTRFICHGLTTGETYVFRVRAVNAAGLSECSQESEAIEVKAAIGGGIPHASPAPPFGICVLECVRDSMVLAWKQPAFIGGADITGYFVDYREVNGGVPGKWHEANIKSVSERAYRVSDLKENVNYQFQVRAANMAGVGIPSIPSEVFKCEEWTIAVPGPPHDLQALEVRKTSLVLLWKPPVYQGRDEVNGYYVDIKEAEADFEAWRGVNEKACPNRYLKVSNLKEGETYVFRVRAQNKAGVSKPSEPTEPVLAVTKPGTKDMVVDVDDDGVISLIFECDSLTPDSQFIWSKNYEEMTDTSRMTIETKGGKSRAIFNNPDVEDIGIYSCLVSHTDGSSGSYTLTEEGLKELLKISHDHKFPIIPLKTELAVELQEKGKVRFWLQAEKITANGKVEYVFNDNVVSQGEKYKMNFDKNTGVIEMVMESLGDQDEGTYTFQLQDGKAKNQSSLVLIGDVFQKLKKESEFQRKEWIRKQGPHFVEYMSYEVTPECIVRLKCKVGNMKKESVALWYKDGREVQANEKLDFSEGWLHLEIAQISKKDAGVYEVIVKDDRGKDTSTLNLTDQGFKDLMNEVFRVIANSSTPLKIQSTEEGIRLYTFVNYYNDELHVTWHYKDAPISFSDRIKSGVVGEQLWLQITEPTEKDKGKYAIEFFDGKGGLQRTVELSGQAFDDAYAEFQRLKAAAIAERNRARVAGGLPDVVTIQEGKALNLTCNISGDPVPEVTWLKNEREMVSDDHYILKFESGKFASFTISQVNTADSGKYSILVKNKYGTESGEFTVSVFIPDEANPPVVKRK; encoded by the exons ATGTCAGGATCATTGCCATTCTATCAGAAACACCACCGACACTATGATCGTGGATATCGTAGTCGGGAGACCCAGTCTGCTATCAGCCAATACCAGCAGAGCTCCAGCAGCTACTCCGCCCACAGCAAGAGCAGCTCTAAGGG TCTTGCAGCAACCTTCTCTGCTCTGGATGAGAGCAGACTGAGTCCACTGCCCAAGCGGGCGAAGCCCACCTACCTGGCCATGGATAAGGAGAACCAGATCATCGGCTATGTAGTGCCCATCTTCAGGGGCAG TCAGGAGTATGCAAGTGGGCTTTCGGACACGGAGGAGGCGCGCCTAAAGGAGAGCTCGGGCTACATGGCGCGCCGGGGCCTCTTCACCAGCGGCGTGGAGATGGAGCGTAGCGAGCGCAGCGAGCACACGTCCCGCCGCGCTGTCATGAGGGAGTCTGCCGAGCGCATCTCGCTCACCAAGAGG ATCCATGAAAACGAGGAGTACCACAAGCGTATGAACGAGGACAACCTGATGCATACCCCCGAGTTTGTGATAAAGCCGCGCTCCCACACTGTGTGGGAGAAGCAGTGTGTGAGGCTCCACTGCACTGTGTCTGGCTGGCCTGAGCCCCGAGTGGTCTG GTATAAGAACAATGTCAGCATTGACCCTATGTCGGACCCTGGGAAGTACAAGGTGGAGAGCAAATACAATGTGCACTCCCTGGAGATCAACAG ATGTGACTTTGATGACACGGCACAGTATCGTGTATCCGCCATGAACAGCAAGGGCGAGCTCTCTGCCTTCGCCTCAGTCGTCGTCAAGA GGTTCAAAGGTGAATTTGAGGAAGACTTGCCAACTCCCAGTCAAC AAAAGGCAAACTCCGAACCAG ATGGCTGGGTATGTGAATACGGCATTACCTTTGAGACCCACATTGTGGACAAGTTTGACGTGTCGTTCGGCCGTGAGGGCGAGACCATGAGCCTGGGCTGCACAGTGATCATCTATCCATCACTGCAGCGCTACAAGCCTGAGATCGAGTGGTACAGAGATG ACAAGCTGCTGACTCCATCCAAGTGGGTTCAGACGCattggagtggagagagagccacgctcacactcacacacctcaacAAAGAGGACGAGGGCCTGTACACTGTCCGCGTCATCACCAAGTCCGGATATGAATCACACTCTGCCTACGTCTTCGTCAGAG ATTCCGATGCGGAGGTGGAAGGCGCCCCTGCGGCTCCTTTGGATGTGGTGTGCCATGAAGCCAACAAGGATTACATCATTATCTCCTGGAAACAGCCCGCTGTGGATGGTGGTAGCCCAATTATGGGTTACTTTGTGGACCG GTGTGAGGTTGGCACCACACACTGGATCCAGTGCAATGACACCCCAGTAAAGTTTGCCCGTTTCCCGGTCACTGGACTGGTGGAGGGCCGCAGCTACTCATTCCGTGTGCGCGCCGTCAACAAGGCTGGCATGAGCCACCCGTCCCGCGCCTCTCTGCCTGCCGCCGCCATGGACCCCTCCGACCGCGCTCGCAAAG GCACTTCTGCCCCCTGGACTGGCCAAATCATTGTCACAGAGGAAGAGCCATCAG AGGGTGTGGTTCCCAGCAAACCATGTGACCTAACTATTACTGAGGCAACAAGGAACTATGTGGTCCTGAGCTGGAAGCCTCCGAGTGAGAAAGGGGAGGGTGCTATGTACTATGTGGAGAAG TGTATCGTAGGCACAGACAGCTGGCAGCGCGTCAACACAGAGATCCCCGTAAAGTCTCCTCGCTTTGCCCTGTTCGACCTGGCTGAGGGGAAGGCCTACATGTTCCGTGTGCGCGCCTGCAACTCGGCAGGTGTGGGAGAGCCATCTGAGCACACTGAGGCCACCACTGTTGGAGACAAGCTAG ACATCCCATCTGCACCTGGCCGTGTGGTTCCAACTCGTAACACAGACACCTCTATTGTGGTGTCATGGGAGGCCTCTAAGAATGCTAAAGAGCTGGTTGGGTACTACATAGAGGCTAGCCTTGCTGGCAAAAATGTGTGGGAGCCCTGCAACAACAAACCCGTCAAAGGCACAAG GTTTATCTGCCATGGCCTGACCACGGGTGAGACCTATGTGTTCAGGGTGCGTGCCGTGAACGCTGCAGGGCTGAGTGAATGCTCCCAGGAATCTGAGGCCATCGAGGTCAAGGCTGCCATCG GGGGCGGTATTCCTCATG CCTCCCCTGCGCCCCCCTTCGGTATCTGCGTGCTGGAGTGTGTGAGGGACTCGATGGTGCTGGCCTGGAAGCAGCCCGCTTTCATCGGAGGTGCTGACATCACTGGCTACTTTGTGGACTACCGTGAGGTCAACGGTGGAGTGCCAGGGAAATGGCATGAGGCCAACATCAAATCTGTCAGCGAGAGAGCATACAGG GTGTCCGACTTGAAGGAGAACGTGAATTACCAGTTTCAGGTTCGTGCTGCAAATATGGCCGGTGTTGGCATCCCATCTATCCCCAGTGAGGTCTTCAAATGTGAGGAGTGGACCATCGCTGTGCCAG GGCCACCCCATGACCTCCAGGCCTTGGAAGTGCGGAAGACGTCCCTGGTGTTGCTTTGGAAACCTCCAGTATATCAAGGCCGTGATGAGGTGAACGGGTACTATGTTGACATCAAGGAGGCTGAGGCAGATTTCGAGGCTTGGAGAGGGGTCAATGAGAAGGCCTGCCCCAACAGATATCTGAAG GTCAGCAACCTGAAGGAGGGAGAGACCTATGTGTTTCGTGTTCGTGCTCAGAACAAAGCTGGAGTGAGCAAGCCCTCCGAGCCTACAGAACCAGTCCTGGCTGTCACTAAACCAG GCACAAAGGACATGGTGGTTGATGTGGATGACGATGGTGTGATTTCACTCATCTTTGAGTGTGATTCACTCACACCGGACTCCCAGTTCATTTGGTCCAAGAACTATGAGGAGATGACTGACACTTCACGCATGACCATTGAAACCAAAGGTGGCAA GTCAAGAGCCATCTTCAACAACCCAGATGTGGAGGACATCGGCATTTACTCCTGTCTGGTGTCACACACAGATGGATCATCTGGCAGCTACACACTTACTGAagagg GGCTGAAGGAACTGCTGAAAATCAGCCACGACCACAAATTCCCTA TTATTCCACTAAAGACAGAGCTGGCTGTGGAGCTACAGGAGAAAGGCAAAGTGCGCTTCTGGCTGCAGGCTGAGAAGATAACAGCTAATGGAAAAGTAGAATATGTTTTCAACGACAACGTTGTCTCCCAGGGAGAG AAATACAAGATGAACTTTGACAAGAACACTGGTGTGATTGAGATGGTTATGGAGTCCCTGGGCGACCAGGATGAGGGGACATACACCTTCCAGCTCCAAGACGGAAAAGCCAAGAACCAGTCTAGCCTGGTGCTAATCGGAGATG TCTTCCAAAAGTTGAAAAAGGAGTCAGAATTCCAAAGAAAAGAATGGATCAGAAAACAAG GTCCTCACTTTGTGGAGTACATGAGCTACGAGGTCACCCCAGAGTGCATTGTAAGACTGAAGTGCAAG GTTGGAAACATGAAGAAGGAATCTGTTGCTTTATGGTATAAAGATGGACGTGAGGTCCAGGCAAATGAGAAGCTGGACTTCAGTGAGGGATGGCTCCACCTGGAGATTGCACag ATCTCTAAGAAGGATGCTGGAGTGTATGAGGTGATTGTGAAGGATGATCGGGGAAAGGACACTTCCACACTCAACCTTACAGATCAAG GGTTCAAAGACCTGATGAACGAAGTGTTTAGGGTGATTG CAAACTCATCTACCCCACTGAAGATCCAGAGCACTGAGGAAGGCATCAGACTGTACACCTTTGTCAACTACTATAATGATGAGCTTCACGTCACCTGGCATTACAA gGATGCACCCATCTCCTTCAGTGACCGCATTAAGAGTGGTGTGGTGGGAGAGCAGCTGTGGCTGCAGATCACAGAGCCGACAGAGAAGGACAAGGGCAAGTACGCCATCGAGTTCTTTGATGGGAAAGGAGGCCTGCAGAGGACCGTAGAGTTGTCTGGACAAG CATTCGACGATGCCTATGCAGAGTTCCAGAGGCTTAA AGCGGCAGCCATTGCAGAAAGAA ATCGCGCTCGCGTTGCAGGTGGTCTACCAGATGTGGTCACCATTCAGGAGGgcaag GCCCTCAACTTGACCTGCAATATC
- the myom1b gene encoding M-protein, striated muscle isoform X6 has protein sequence MSGSLPFYQKHHRHYDRGYRSRETQSAISQYQQSSSSYSAHSKSSSKGLAATFSALDESRLSPLPKRAKPTYLAMDKENQIIGYVVPIFRGSQEYASGLSDTEEARLKESSGYMARRGLFTSGVEMERSERSEHTSRRAVMRESAERISLTKRIHENEEYHKRMNEDNLMHTPEFVIKPRSHTVWEKQCVRLHCTVSGWPEPRVVWYKNNVSIDPMSDPGKYKVESKYNVHSLEINRCDFDDTAQYRVSAMNSKGELSAFASVVVKRFKGEFEEDLPTPSQQKANSEPDGWVCEYGITFETHIVDKFDVSFGREGETMSLGCTVIIYPSLQRYKPEIEWYRDDKLLTPSKWVQTHWSGERATLTLTHLNKEDEGLYTVRVITKSGYESHSAYVFVRDSDAEVEGAPAAPLDVVCHEANKDYIIISWKQPAVDGGSPIMGYFVDRCEVGTTHWIQCNDTPVKFARFPVTGLVEGRSYSFRVRAVNKAGMSHPSRASLPAAAMDPSDRARKGTSAPWTGQIIVTEEEPSEGVVPSKPCDLTITEATRNYVVLSWKPPSEKGEGAMYYVEKCIVGTDSWQRVNTEIPVKSPRFALFDLAEGKAYMFRVRACNSAGVGEPSEHTEATTVGDKLDIPSAPGRVVPTRNTDTSIVVSWEASKNAKELVGYYIEASLAGKNVWEPCNNKPVKGTRFICHGLTTGETYVFRVRAVNAAGLSECSQESEAIEVKAAIASPAPPFGICVLECVRDSMVLAWKQPAFIGGADITGYFVDYREVNGGVPGKWHEANIKSVSERAYRVSDLKENVNYQFQVRAANMAGVGIPSIPSEVFKCEEWTIAVPGPPHDLQALEVRKTSLVLLWKPPVYQGRDEVNGYYVDIKEAEADFEAWRGVNEKACPNRYLKVSNLKEGETYVFRVRAQNKAGVSKPSEPTEPVLAVTKPGTKDMVVDVDDDGVISLIFECDSLTPDSQFIWSKNYEEMTDTSRMTIETKGGKSRAIFNNPDVEDIGIYSCLVSHTDGSSGSYTLTEEGLKELLKISHDHKFPIIPLKTELAVELQEKGKVRFWLQAEKITANGKVEYVFNDNVVSQGEKYKMNFDKNTGVIEMVMESLGDQDEGTYTFQLQDGKAKNQSSLVLIGDVFQKLKKESEFQRKEWIRKQGPHFVEYMSYEVTPECIVRLKCKVGNMKKESVALWYKDGREVQANEKLDFSEGWLHLEIAQISKKDAGVYEVIVKDDRGKDTSTLNLTDQGFKDLMNEVFRVIANSSTPLKIQSTEEGIRLYTFVNYYNDELHVTWHYKDAPISFSDRIKSGVVGEQLWLQITEPTEKDKGKYAIEFFDGKGGLQRTVELSGQAFDDAYAEFQRLKAAAIAERNRARVAGGLPDVVTIQEGKALNLTCNISGDPVPEVTWLKNEREMVSDDHYILKFESGKFASFTISQVNTADSGKYSILVKNKYGTESGEFTVSVFIPDEANPPVVKRK, from the exons ATGTCAGGATCATTGCCATTCTATCAGAAACACCACCGACACTATGATCGTGGATATCGTAGTCGGGAGACCCAGTCTGCTATCAGCCAATACCAGCAGAGCTCCAGCAGCTACTCCGCCCACAGCAAGAGCAGCTCTAAGGG TCTTGCAGCAACCTTCTCTGCTCTGGATGAGAGCAGACTGAGTCCACTGCCCAAGCGGGCGAAGCCCACCTACCTGGCCATGGATAAGGAGAACCAGATCATCGGCTATGTAGTGCCCATCTTCAGGGGCAG TCAGGAGTATGCAAGTGGGCTTTCGGACACGGAGGAGGCGCGCCTAAAGGAGAGCTCGGGCTACATGGCGCGCCGGGGCCTCTTCACCAGCGGCGTGGAGATGGAGCGTAGCGAGCGCAGCGAGCACACGTCCCGCCGCGCTGTCATGAGGGAGTCTGCCGAGCGCATCTCGCTCACCAAGAGG ATCCATGAAAACGAGGAGTACCACAAGCGTATGAACGAGGACAACCTGATGCATACCCCCGAGTTTGTGATAAAGCCGCGCTCCCACACTGTGTGGGAGAAGCAGTGTGTGAGGCTCCACTGCACTGTGTCTGGCTGGCCTGAGCCCCGAGTGGTCTG GTATAAGAACAATGTCAGCATTGACCCTATGTCGGACCCTGGGAAGTACAAGGTGGAGAGCAAATACAATGTGCACTCCCTGGAGATCAACAG ATGTGACTTTGATGACACGGCACAGTATCGTGTATCCGCCATGAACAGCAAGGGCGAGCTCTCTGCCTTCGCCTCAGTCGTCGTCAAGA GGTTCAAAGGTGAATTTGAGGAAGACTTGCCAACTCCCAGTCAAC AAAAGGCAAACTCCGAACCAG ATGGCTGGGTATGTGAATACGGCATTACCTTTGAGACCCACATTGTGGACAAGTTTGACGTGTCGTTCGGCCGTGAGGGCGAGACCATGAGCCTGGGCTGCACAGTGATCATCTATCCATCACTGCAGCGCTACAAGCCTGAGATCGAGTGGTACAGAGATG ACAAGCTGCTGACTCCATCCAAGTGGGTTCAGACGCattggagtggagagagagccacgctcacactcacacacctcaacAAAGAGGACGAGGGCCTGTACACTGTCCGCGTCATCACCAAGTCCGGATATGAATCACACTCTGCCTACGTCTTCGTCAGAG ATTCCGATGCGGAGGTGGAAGGCGCCCCTGCGGCTCCTTTGGATGTGGTGTGCCATGAAGCCAACAAGGATTACATCATTATCTCCTGGAAACAGCCCGCTGTGGATGGTGGTAGCCCAATTATGGGTTACTTTGTGGACCG GTGTGAGGTTGGCACCACACACTGGATCCAGTGCAATGACACCCCAGTAAAGTTTGCCCGTTTCCCGGTCACTGGACTGGTGGAGGGCCGCAGCTACTCATTCCGTGTGCGCGCCGTCAACAAGGCTGGCATGAGCCACCCGTCCCGCGCCTCTCTGCCTGCCGCCGCCATGGACCCCTCCGACCGCGCTCGCAAAG GCACTTCTGCCCCCTGGACTGGCCAAATCATTGTCACAGAGGAAGAGCCATCAG AGGGTGTGGTTCCCAGCAAACCATGTGACCTAACTATTACTGAGGCAACAAGGAACTATGTGGTCCTGAGCTGGAAGCCTCCGAGTGAGAAAGGGGAGGGTGCTATGTACTATGTGGAGAAG TGTATCGTAGGCACAGACAGCTGGCAGCGCGTCAACACAGAGATCCCCGTAAAGTCTCCTCGCTTTGCCCTGTTCGACCTGGCTGAGGGGAAGGCCTACATGTTCCGTGTGCGCGCCTGCAACTCGGCAGGTGTGGGAGAGCCATCTGAGCACACTGAGGCCACCACTGTTGGAGACAAGCTAG ACATCCCATCTGCACCTGGCCGTGTGGTTCCAACTCGTAACACAGACACCTCTATTGTGGTGTCATGGGAGGCCTCTAAGAATGCTAAAGAGCTGGTTGGGTACTACATAGAGGCTAGCCTTGCTGGCAAAAATGTGTGGGAGCCCTGCAACAACAAACCCGTCAAAGGCACAAG GTTTATCTGCCATGGCCTGACCACGGGTGAGACCTATGTGTTCAGGGTGCGTGCCGTGAACGCTGCAGGGCTGAGTGAATGCTCCCAGGAATCTGAGGCCATCGAGGTCAAGGCTGCCATCG CCTCCCCTGCGCCCCCCTTCGGTATCTGCGTGCTGGAGTGTGTGAGGGACTCGATGGTGCTGGCCTGGAAGCAGCCCGCTTTCATCGGAGGTGCTGACATCACTGGCTACTTTGTGGACTACCGTGAGGTCAACGGTGGAGTGCCAGGGAAATGGCATGAGGCCAACATCAAATCTGTCAGCGAGAGAGCATACAGG GTGTCCGACTTGAAGGAGAACGTGAATTACCAGTTTCAGGTTCGTGCTGCAAATATGGCCGGTGTTGGCATCCCATCTATCCCCAGTGAGGTCTTCAAATGTGAGGAGTGGACCATCGCTGTGCCAG GGCCACCCCATGACCTCCAGGCCTTGGAAGTGCGGAAGACGTCCCTGGTGTTGCTTTGGAAACCTCCAGTATATCAAGGCCGTGATGAGGTGAACGGGTACTATGTTGACATCAAGGAGGCTGAGGCAGATTTCGAGGCTTGGAGAGGGGTCAATGAGAAGGCCTGCCCCAACAGATATCTGAAG GTCAGCAACCTGAAGGAGGGAGAGACCTATGTGTTTCGTGTTCGTGCTCAGAACAAAGCTGGAGTGAGCAAGCCCTCCGAGCCTACAGAACCAGTCCTGGCTGTCACTAAACCAG GCACAAAGGACATGGTGGTTGATGTGGATGACGATGGTGTGATTTCACTCATCTTTGAGTGTGATTCACTCACACCGGACTCCCAGTTCATTTGGTCCAAGAACTATGAGGAGATGACTGACACTTCACGCATGACCATTGAAACCAAAGGTGGCAA GTCAAGAGCCATCTTCAACAACCCAGATGTGGAGGACATCGGCATTTACTCCTGTCTGGTGTCACACACAGATGGATCATCTGGCAGCTACACACTTACTGAagagg GGCTGAAGGAACTGCTGAAAATCAGCCACGACCACAAATTCCCTA TTATTCCACTAAAGACAGAGCTGGCTGTGGAGCTACAGGAGAAAGGCAAAGTGCGCTTCTGGCTGCAGGCTGAGAAGATAACAGCTAATGGAAAAGTAGAATATGTTTTCAACGACAACGTTGTCTCCCAGGGAGAG AAATACAAGATGAACTTTGACAAGAACACTGGTGTGATTGAGATGGTTATGGAGTCCCTGGGCGACCAGGATGAGGGGACATACACCTTCCAGCTCCAAGACGGAAAAGCCAAGAACCAGTCTAGCCTGGTGCTAATCGGAGATG TCTTCCAAAAGTTGAAAAAGGAGTCAGAATTCCAAAGAAAAGAATGGATCAGAAAACAAG GTCCTCACTTTGTGGAGTACATGAGCTACGAGGTCACCCCAGAGTGCATTGTAAGACTGAAGTGCAAG GTTGGAAACATGAAGAAGGAATCTGTTGCTTTATGGTATAAAGATGGACGTGAGGTCCAGGCAAATGAGAAGCTGGACTTCAGTGAGGGATGGCTCCACCTGGAGATTGCACag ATCTCTAAGAAGGATGCTGGAGTGTATGAGGTGATTGTGAAGGATGATCGGGGAAAGGACACTTCCACACTCAACCTTACAGATCAAG GGTTCAAAGACCTGATGAACGAAGTGTTTAGGGTGATTG CAAACTCATCTACCCCACTGAAGATCCAGAGCACTGAGGAAGGCATCAGACTGTACACCTTTGTCAACTACTATAATGATGAGCTTCACGTCACCTGGCATTACAA gGATGCACCCATCTCCTTCAGTGACCGCATTAAGAGTGGTGTGGTGGGAGAGCAGCTGTGGCTGCAGATCACAGAGCCGACAGAGAAGGACAAGGGCAAGTACGCCATCGAGTTCTTTGATGGGAAAGGAGGCCTGCAGAGGACCGTAGAGTTGTCTGGACAAG CATTCGACGATGCCTATGCAGAGTTCCAGAGGCTTAA AGCGGCAGCCATTGCAGAAAGAA ATCGCGCTCGCGTTGCAGGTGGTCTACCAGATGTGGTCACCATTCAGGAGGgcaag GCCCTCAACTTGACCTGCAATATC